TTCCACCGTCTTGGATGATTTCTCAGTCTGCAAACGATCGTAAACAACAGGCAAAGTCGCAATCAGGCCAATCACAACCACGATCCAGAGCCATTTCCGGGAATTCAGGTTCCAACGCTGCCATTTGTGCTGCACCAAAAGCTCCTCCTCTTTCCATAAACGAATCTCTTCTACAAAAGACAACCCCACAATGTGAGGACTTGGCTTCGAAGCCTGATCAGGTACTTTGCGTGGTCCCCGAAAAAAGAAACGGTTTCGCCCTCCATTCCCAATCGGAGGGCGGCACCCGTTTCCCGTAAAAGAGATTCAAATCATCATCTATTAATTGCTTCCGCCGTCCACTCGTTCCATAACTTCCCCGGTGAGTGCGGCAACCTTGGACTTGGCATCCTCAAGCGACTCACCGCGTACAGCGAAGTACACCTTGATCTTGGGCTCGGTGCCCGAAGGACGCAGGCAGACCCAGGAACCGTCTGCAAGCAGATATTTCAGCACATTCTCCTTCGGAAGTCCATCCAGACCCAGAGAGTAATCCAGCACCTCGCTTACGGCAATACCTGCGATTTCTTTAGGCGGACTCTGCCGCCAATCGGTCATGATGCCCTGGATTTGGGCAACCCCGTCCTTGCCTTTGAGTGTACGGGATTCCAGGCTTTCGAGGAAATAGCCGAACTGCGCATAAAGCTCCTGAAGCACCTCGTAGAGGGTCTTTCCTTGAGCTTTGTAATAAGCGCCCGCTTCGGCAATCAGCATGGAAGCCAGAACGGCATCCTTGTCGCGGGCATAGTTCCCGGCAAGATATCCATAGCTTTCCTCATAGCCAAACAGATATGTGTAATCACCCGAGGCTTCGAACTGGGTCATTTTTTCACCGATATATTTGAAGCCCGTCAGCGTGTTAAACACGGTTGCTCCATAATGGCTGGCAACCGCAGCGCCCATTTCGCTGGTTACAATCGTCTTGACTACCGCGCCATTGCTCGGCAGCTTGCCGAGTTCCTGCAACCGGCTCAGATAGTAGTGAATCATCAGCGCGCCGGACTGGTTGCCGGACAGGACGACGAATTTCCCCTCTGGGTCGCGCACGACGGCGCCCATCCGGTCCGCGTCCGGGTCAGTCCCGATGAGCAGATCGGCCCCAAGTTCCTCGCCAAGCTTGATCGCCAGCGTAAAGGCTTCCCGCTCTTCCGGATTGGGCGATTTCACTGTTGAGAATTCGGAATCCGGTTGTTCCTGCTCCGGCACGACAAGCACGTCGGTGAAGCCGATCTTCTTCAGTACGCTGCGCACCGGAAGATTGCCTGTTCCATGCAGCGGCGTATATACGATTTTGAATTTGCTTCCCAGACCGCCGGCGATATCCGACTTGCCGACACTGACCGCCGCAACGGTATCGGTGTAGGCTTCGTCTTCCTTCTCGCCCAGCCAATGAAGGAGTCCGGCAGCCTCCGCCTCTTCCTTATCGGCACGCTTGACGGCATTAAAGGAATCAATATTGAATATGTAGGAGATCACCTTCTCGGCTTCATCCGGTACAAGCTGACCGCCTTGAGAATTATATACTTTATACCCGTTATATTCCGGAGGATTATGACTCGCTGTAATGACGACTCCGCCTGTAGCTCCCAGATGACGCACGCTGAAGGACAGCTGCGGCGTTGAGCGAAGGGAAGGATATAAATAAGCTTCGATTCCGTTGCCGGCCAGAACCAGCGCGGTTTCCAGCGCAAACTCCGGGGAGAACCGGCGGGAGTCATGAGCAATAACTACAGATGGACGGCCCTCGCCTTTATGCTGCTCCAAAATAAAATTAGCGAAACCTTGAGTTGCTCTTGCTATCGTGTAGCGGTTCATCCGGTTGCTTCCTGCGCCGATCACGCCGCGCAAGCCGCCTGTCCCGAATTCCAAATCCCGGTAGAAGCGCTCTTCAAGCTCCTGTGGATCATTTTCCAGTCCGCGTAGCTCCTGCTTGGTGGTCTCGTCAATGGATGGATCTTGCAGCCAGCGTTCCAGGGTTTCTGCAGCTTTTGGACTCAATTGGGTCATAAAAATCTCTCCTTCTCCAGGTATGATTTAATTCAGCGCAAACATAATTTCGCCTTCGGCCACAACCTTGTCTTCCACTTTGGCAACTGCCTTCCCTTTGCCGATACTTCCTTTAAGACGCGTAATCTCCACTTCGAGCTTCAGGGTATCCCCCGGCACAACCTGTCCGCGGAAACGGAAACCGTCCAATCCCGCCAAAAAGCCGATTTTGCCCCGGTTGGCTTCGACTCCCAGAATCGCCACTGCTCCAACCTGCGCGAGAGCCTCGGTAATCAATACGCCGGGCATAACGGGGTAGCCTGGAAAGTGCCCTGTAAAAAAGGGTTCGTTCACCGTGACATTTTTAATGCCTACCGCCCGTTTCCCCATTTCGATTTCGATGATTTTGTCCACCAGCAGAAAAGGGGGACGATGGGGGATAATTTCCTGAATTTGATTGACATCCAACATGTAACCTTACTCCTTCCAGTTCGAGAGAAGGGCCTCGAAAGACAGCCTCTCGGTATAAAGGCCTCTTATTCTCGCCGGCGTGCATAAATATAGCTCCCTTTGGCAAGAACTATACTTATCCTTCACCGGCTGCAGAAGTGGAGGTTGAGATAAGGGGCTTCTCCCGCTGCATAAGCGGAGAGGGCCCTTTTTGATCTCCAAAGCCCCCAATCATTATACATTTTCCAGTATAAAAAAGAAAACTCCCTTGTACAAGTGTACAAGAGAGCCACTATCCGTGGTCTTCACGGAGCAAAAACCAAATCGTATACATGCTTCCAGGTGCTCCAATGGAACACATCGCTCAGTTCCTTATTTCCGAGGACGACGTAACCCGCCGCCAAGCCGCCCCCGAGGGCAAGCAGAAGCAGCAAAGGAATCAGAAACCATTGAACGATTTTCCATTTCGATCGTTTGCGCTTTATCGGCGCATTATCTTCGGTCAGTTGTTCTTGTTTCAAACGATCTTCTTTCTGACGGCTCATTCCTTCACCTACCCGCGCATGTTATTTGCCAAACCAAGCATTTGGTCGCTGGAGGAGAGGGCTCTGGCGGCAAGCTGATACGTACGCTGAATCTGCATCATTTCCGTCATTTCTTTGTTCAGATCAACATTGGACTGTTCCAGCCAGCCGGAGCGAACTGCCACTCCTCCGCCTTGGCCCGCTGCCGCAAAGGCCTGCCCTGTTGTGACCCCGTCGGCCAGAACGAACCTGCCGCCGTCCACCCCTTGCAGCACCTGGCCGTTACGCGGTTCGACCAGCATTAGCTGACCGGCTAGCGTCGGCGGGTCGTTTTCATTACGCTTCATCCATACATTGCCCGTCTCGTCAAAGGCGACACTAGTTCCCGCTTCCACCGTCAGCGGATTCCCCTGAGCATTCAGCACCGGATTGCCTGTATTGTCCACCAGCATCATATTGGCCGGATTGGCGTTATCGGGCGTAAAATGGAAATCCCCCTGACGGGTATACGTCGTTACGCCATTTACTTGAACGGCGAACAAGCCGTTTCCTTGTAGCGCCAAATCGCTCGGATTGCCGGTTTCCTTAAGCGCTCCCTGCTCCCAGCTCGTGGTGATCTTGGGAATCCGCATCCCGTAGCCGATATCAAACCCCAGCGGCATAATGCGTCCCGCCAGCTCGTACTCCTTCGTCTGCTGCTGCACCCGGGTCAGCACATCTTCAAAAGATCCTTCTTTGCTCTTGTAGCCTGCCGTATTGACGTTGGCAATATTATCGGCGATAAGATCGAGCCGCTGCTGAAGGCTGGCCATCGAGACGGCCGCGCCAATTGTCGAATTGTTCATCGATCATCAACCTCCTATACTCTGCCGACATCGTTTACAGCCTTTTGCAGGCTGCTGTCATAGAACTGGATTACCTTCTGGTTCGCTTCATACGCCCGGTAAGCCGCGTTCAAATCCACGGTAGCCTGCGTCGCATCGACATTGGAGCCTTCAATGTATCCCTGGCGCACCTGAACCTGCATATTATCTCCCGCAGCCGCATAACGCACTCCCGCAGCCGCAGCATCGGCAACGTGAAAGACGCCATTCCCGTCACGCACCAATTCCTGCGGCCTGGTAATAATACTGACTCCGAGACGAACGCCGGTTGTCGTCCCAGTTGAAGCATCAAGAAGATTGCCTTCCGCGTCTACCTTAAGACTGTCCACCGTACCGTTAAGCACCACCGGTTGGCCATCGGCGCCAAGCACCTTGTATCCTCCGGAACTCAGCAGTTCACCGGACGGGCTTACGGTAAAGCTGCCGTTTCGTGTAAACAGTGTATTCCCATCATTGTCCTGAACCGTAAAAAAAGCCTGCGGCTGGTAAACAATTTCGCCTTGATTGCTTATATACTTGCCGGAGCGGTCAAAAGCGATGTTGCCGCCCGTGGCAGGATCGGTCAGACGCAAATCGGCGGACAGCGCAAAATCGGTGGACTTGCCGCTTTCAATCAAATCCCCTTGCAGGTATTTGGATATGGACTGCTCGGCGAACACGCCCGTATTCATTCTGCCAATCGGCTTCACCGTTCCGCTCTGCATAGAGGAGATCAGCACCTCCGGGAAGGAACGGCTGACGCTTTCGACCTGCTTGTACCCCGTCGTATTCAGATTGGCTATATTTTGCGTAGCCGTGTCGTGTCTGCGCTGCTCCGTAACCATGCCGGCAGCGGCCGTATATAACCCTCTTATCATAAAGGCGTTTCCCCTTCCTAAACCGCAGAAGCTAGAACTTCAGCTTTTGAACCTTTACCCTATATCTTTGAACCTTTACTTCATATATCGGTTGCTTAAAATTTTTTCTTAACAACCTTATCCAAATGATCCAGCAAAATGCCCGTTCCCTTTACGACGCAGTGCATCGGATCTTCAGCCACCCAAACCGGCACGTGCAATTCTTCGGCTAGCAGCTCGTCCAATCCGGTCAGCAGGGCCCCTCCTCCGGTCAGCACGACGCCGCGGTCAATGATATCGGCGGACAGCTCCGGAGGCGTCCGTTCCAAAACCGTCTTCGCCGCGACCACAATGGACGATACCGGGTCCCAAAGCGCCTCCTGCACCTCGGCCGATGTGATCGTTAAAGTCTGGGGAAGGCCGCTAACCATATCCCGGCCGCGTATATCCATCTCGGCCTGCATGCCGCCCGGACGCACATTGCCGATGGCAAGCTTGATGTCTTCCGCCGTCCGTTCACCGATAAGCAGCTTATACTTCTGCTTGATATATCTTAAAATGGATTCGTCGAACTTGTCCCCCGCCACTTTAATGGAGGAGGCGGTAACAACGTCGCCCATCGATAACACGGCTACGTCCGTCGTTCCGCCGCCGATGTCGACGACCATATTTCCGCTGGGTTGATAAATATCCATGCCCGCTCCGATTGCGGCGGCTTTGGGCTCTTCTTCCATGAAGACTTCCTTCGCCCCGCTGCGTTCGGCCGCTTCCCGGATCGATTTCTGCTCAACAGACGTGATATTCGTGGGGGCGCAAATCAAGATGCGGGGACGCGAATACCAGGTACGGCCTCCGACGCGGTCGATGAAGTATTTCAGCATCGTTTCCGTAATTTCAAAATCGGCGATAACGCCGTCTCGGAGCGGACGAATCGTTGAGATATTGCCGGGGGTGCGGCCGACCATACGGCGCGCCTGCTCTCCCACCGCAAGGACCTTCTTCGTGTCGCTTTCAAGCGTGACCACGGAAGGCTCATCCAGAACGACTCCTTTTCCTTTAACATGAATAAGCACATTGGCTGTGCCGAGATCGATTCCGATGTCCTTGCTAAGCATAATGAAAGAGCCCCCAAAGTATTATTTTAGATGAGAAAGATGAGTTAGTGCCAAATTTAAAACTACCATACTTTAGGGGAAGAATTCAATGGATTCTGTCTGAAAATCACCTTAAAAATCCGAGAATATTACGGCTGTGCTGCTACGGCCACCTCCCGTTTCTTCCCCGTGTTCTTCTTATATTTGATTTTTGTGGCCTCGCCCCCCCGGAGATGACGGATGGATTTGTGGTATTCAAGAATGTGCTTCACCTGATCGGCCAGATCAGGATTGATTTCCGGCAACCGCTCGGTCAAATCTTTATGCACCGTGCTTTTGGAAACGCCGAATTCTTTGGCTATGGTCCGGACCGTATGCCTGGTTTCCACGATGCAGCGTCCGATTTTAATGGTACGTTCCTTGATGTAATCGTGCACGCTCCCGCCTCCCAACTGTGGATAGTTTGGTACATTATATGAGGGGCGGGCCTATATATTCGCGCTTTAACGGGATGACAAGCCGGTGCAGGCTCATTTTATTTGCGGGACAACCGTAAAATAGCCCTAGAAAGCGGGGACTATGCTCCTATCCCATGAAGATGAAACACGAAAAAACAGGAGGACGAGCGTCCCCCTGCCTTAGGCATTTGTTTCTTATTTTTGCGGAAGCAGTTCCGAAGGATTGACGAGCTTGCCGTCCTGGTACACCTCAAAATGCAGGTGGTTGCCCAGATTCTTCTCGATTTCATTGCGTCCGGCGGCGGCGAGCGTATCGCCCTGCTTCACCTGGTCTCCCTGCTTCACTTTGGCTTCTCCGAGACTTTGGTAGACCGTCTTCAGATTGCCTTGAGTCACTTCGACTACCGTACCGAGTGTAGGAACGTCCTCGACCCGGGTCACTTCGCCGCTGATGGCGGACTTGACGTCAAACGACTTGTTGTCTTCGCGAGCAAGATCGATGCCGCTGTTGGGCGTAAAAGTATCGCCGTTTTGCACAGTAGCCGCGATATGATTCTCTTCGGTGCCATTCTCGTCATAGTACGGCTTGACAACTTCCACGTCGCTTGGGTTGGCCACCGGCCAAGCCAGGCTTTCCGCCGAAGCGGTAACCTCCAGCGCATTCGGCTCCTTGCCGGCATCCGCGGTTCCAGCCGTATCGCCGGAAGCTCCAACATCCTCGGAAACAACGGCGGCGGTGTCTGTGGAAAGCGGCTTATGGCCGGCATCCTGATAGACCCACACCAAGGTTAGTATAATTGCCGCTGCCGCTGTGTAGACTGCCGGAAATACCCAA
This region of Paenibacillus sp. URB8-2 genomic DNA includes:
- the fabZ gene encoding 3-hydroxyacyl-ACP dehydratase FabZ, which encodes MLDVNQIQEIIPHRPPFLLVDKIIEIEMGKRAVGIKNVTVNEPFFTGHFPGYPVMPGVLITEALAQVGAVAILGVEANRGKIGFLAGLDGFRFRGQVVPGDTLKLEVEITRLKGSIGKGKAVAKVEDKVVAEGEIMFALN
- a CDS encoding rod shape-determining protein, which encodes MLSKDIGIDLGTANVLIHVKGKGVVLDEPSVVTLESDTKKVLAVGEQARRMVGRTPGNISTIRPLRDGVIADFEITETMLKYFIDRVGGRTWYSRPRILICAPTNITSVEQKSIREAAERSGAKEVFMEEEPKAAAIGAGMDIYQPSGNMVVDIGGGTTDVAVLSMGDVVTASSIKVAGDKFDESILRYIKQKYKLLIGERTAEDIKLAIGNVRPGGMQAEMDIRGRDMVSGLPQTLTITSAEVQEALWDPVSSIVVAAKTVLERTPPELSADIIDRGVVLTGGGALLTGLDELLAEELHVPVWVAEDPMHCVVKGTGILLDHLDKVVKKKF
- a CDS encoding phospho-sugar mutase, producing MTQLSPKAAETLERWLQDPSIDETTKQELRGLENDPQELEERFYRDLEFGTGGLRGVIGAGSNRMNRYTIARATQGFANFILEQHKGEGRPSVVIAHDSRRFSPEFALETALVLAGNGIEAYLYPSLRSTPQLSFSVRHLGATGGVVITASHNPPEYNGYKVYNSQGGQLVPDEAEKVISYIFNIDSFNAVKRADKEEAEAAGLLHWLGEKEDEAYTDTVAAVSVGKSDIAGGLGSKFKIVYTPLHGTGNLPVRSVLKKIGFTDVLVVPEQEQPDSEFSTVKSPNPEEREAFTLAIKLGEELGADLLIGTDPDADRMGAVVRDPEGKFVVLSGNQSGALMIHYYLSRLQELGKLPSNGAVVKTIVTSEMGAAVASHYGATVFNTLTGFKYIGEKMTQFEASGDYTYLFGYEESYGYLAGNYARDKDAVLASMLIAEAGAYYKAQGKTLYEVLQELYAQFGYFLESLESRTLKGKDGVAQIQGIMTDWRQSPPKEIAGIAVSEVLDYSLGLDGLPKENVLKYLLADGSWVCLRPSGTEPKIKVYFAVRGESLEDAKSKVAALTGEVMERVDGGSN
- the spoIIID gene encoding sporulation transcriptional regulator SpoIIID; translation: MHDYIKERTIKIGRCIVETRHTVRTIAKEFGVSKSTVHKDLTERLPEINPDLADQVKHILEYHKSIRHLRGGEATKIKYKKNTGKKREVAVAAQP
- a CDS encoding flagellar hook-basal body protein, with amino-acid sequence MNNSTIGAAVSMASLQQRLDLIADNIANVNTAGYKSKEGSFEDVLTRVQQQTKEYELAGRIMPLGFDIGYGMRIPKITTSWEQGALKETGNPSDLALQGNGLFAVQVNGVTTYTRQGDFHFTPDNANPANMMLVDNTGNPVLNAQGNPLTVEAGTSVAFDETGNVWMKRNENDPPTLAGQLMLVEPRNGQVLQGVDGGRFVLADGVTTGQAFAAAGQGGGVAVRSGWLEQSNVDLNKEMTEMMQIQRTYQLAARALSSSDQMLGLANNMRG
- a CDS encoding DNA-directed RNA polymerase subunit beta; translation: MSRQKEDRLKQEQLTEDNAPIKRKRSKWKIVQWFLIPLLLLLALGGGLAAGYVVLGNKELSDVFHWSTWKHVYDLVFAP
- a CDS encoding flagellar hook-basal body protein: MIRGLYTAAAGMVTEQRRHDTATQNIANLNTTGYKQVESVSRSFPEVLISSMQSGTVKPIGRMNTGVFAEQSISKYLQGDLIESGKSTDFALSADLRLTDPATGGNIAFDRSGKYISNQGEIVYQPQAFFTVQDNDGNTLFTRNGSFTVSPSGELLSSGGYKVLGADGQPVVLNGTVDSLKVDAEGNLLDASTGTTTGVRLGVSIITRPQELVRDGNGVFHVADAAAAGVRYAAAGDNMQVQVRQGYIEGSNVDATQATVDLNAAYRAYEANQKVIQFYDSSLQKAVNDVGRV
- a CDS encoding M23 family metallopeptidase encodes the protein MNEQNKNKPSHEDSLKTNQGETGSQPSSWNRLFSKRWVFPAVYTAAAAIILTLVWVYQDAGHKPLSTDTAAVVSEDVGASGDTAGTADAGKEPNALEVTASAESLAWPVANPSDVEVVKPYYDENGTEENHIAATVQNGDTFTPNSGIDLAREDNKSFDVKSAISGEVTRVEDVPTLGTVVEVTQGNLKTVYQSLGEAKVKQGDQVKQGDTLAAAGRNEIEKNLGNHLHFEVYQDGKLVNPSELLPQK